The sequence CCTACCAATGCAGTCGTTTTGCCGTTTTCAATTTTCATAGAAACATCGTGTAAGGCTTGTGTTCCGTTAGGATAAGTAAAGTTTACATTTTTCAGTTCAAAAGTTCCTTTAATTTTCTTTTCAACAAAACTTCCATTCGGTTCTGCTTCATTGTCTGCATTCAGAATATCAAAATATCCTTCAGCATAGATCATCGCATCATTCATATCATCATAAATCCTGTGTAATTGTCGAATGGGTGCTGATACATTGTTGAAAAGCATAATATGAAGCATAATTGCCCCAATGGTCATCTGCTGATCGAGTACCAGGTATACCGTTAAAAGGATAATTAAAACCACTCCAAACTGTTCTATGAAAGTTTTTAATCCATCATAAATAAAGTTGGTTCTTCTGGTGAACATCTGGCTTTCCATCAGCTGCATCTGCAGATCATATTGTTTTTTACCTTCAAATTTTTCACGAACAAAACTTTTAATGACCATAATGGAATTGACAAGATTCAAAAGACCAGAAGTTTTCTTCTCCCTTTGATTTCTGAGTTGCCGGCGTACCCCACTCAATTTCTTAGCCTGCAGCGAACTTATGTAAAAATAGATCGGAACAATAATAGTAGAAACAGCTCCCACGTATACATTCTGCATGTACATAATGATAAGCGCAATGATAGCATTGGAAAAAAGCGGAAGAATATCAATAAAAAAATTCTGTACTAGCTTTGTTAAACTTTCAATACCGCGGTCAATTCTGATTTGTAACTTTCCAGATTCGTGGTTTTCATCATTGAAGTATGCCACCCGATAGCCCAAAATTTTATCAATGGCAGATTGTGCCAGCACAGAACTGACATTAATTCTAATCTTTTCCCCATAAAACTTCTGCCCGAAGTTGATAAAAATATTCAACAGCTCCTTTCCCAGTAAAATAATAGAAATAATGATCAGGATATGAATTCCTTCTGTCATCGGATGAGGAAGATGAGTAAGCTTGGTTACCTCATCTACTGTATACTTCAATACAATTGGGTTTACCTGTGCTGCCAAAGCCCCAAGAAATGTAAGAAACAAAGTTCCGTAAATCATCGGCCGATAAGGTCTGATGAATGGAACAAGTTGTTTATAAATCCCAAATAAAGTAACTGTTCTGTTGAATGGTTTTGCCATGGATATAAGATAAAGGTCTTTAGTAAAATTAAGCCTTTTTTAAAACAAATCATGAAAAAGCCTGTACAATACAGGCTTTTTTATTTCAAAAAAAGAAGTTTTATTTAATATCTTGTCTTTAATACAATCTTTCCTAATTCTAAAAGCTCTTCCTGATGGGTAAAATAAACTCTCCCCTTTTTGGAAAAAACATCCCAAGCAATGATAGAAACAATATCATCAATAACTCCCGGCTCTTTTGAATTATCCTCATATTCGAATGTTCTTTCATCAATCATTCTTACTGACTGCTCGTAATCCTGATGAACTATTAACAGATCACCTCTTCCATCTATAGCTGCTTGGTAGATTTCCTGAAGATCGGTAAGAACAGTCCCTTGAGAAACCGCTTCTTTGATTTCTTCAATTGCTAAAGTGCGTTTCTCTTTTTGTTGACTCTTGATAATCTCATAAGCTTGTTCTACAATGTGATGTTCTTCTGCAGATTCATAATT is a genomic window of Chryseobacterium nakagawai containing:
- a CDS encoding ABC transporter ATP-binding protein, which codes for MIYGTLFLTFLGALAAQVNPIVLKYTVDEVTKLTHLPHPMTEGIHILIIISIILLGKELLNIFINFGQKFYGEKIRINVSSVLAQSAIDKILGYRVAYFNDENHESGKLQIRIDRGIESLTKLVQNFFIDILPLFSNAIIALIIMYMQNVYVGAVSTIIVPIYFYISSLQAKKLSGVRRQLRNQREKKTSGLLNLVNSIMVIKSFVREKFEGKKQYDLQMQLMESQMFTRRTNFIYDGLKTFIEQFGVVLIILLTVYLVLDQQMTIGAIMLHIMLFNNVSAPIRQLHRIYDDMNDAMIYAEGYFDILNADNEAEPNGSFVEKKIKGTFELKNVNFTYPNGTQALHDVSMKIENGKTTALVGLSGAGKSTVINLLCKFYLPDSGEILLDDVNLNEFDNTFLRSDLGLVLQKNHIFQGSIEDNIRYGDMNASFEEIKAAAKKAYLHDQIMDLPTGYQHDATQLSGGQQQRIAIARLFLKDPPIIFLDEPTASLDAIATEQIKNSLDAIKEGRTVIIISHSLSQILDSDTIYVMKKGRVVENGTHDELYNKEGTYREIFDASARSLNLDKLVNTFKEN